A window of the Zonotrichia leucophrys gambelii isolate GWCS_2022_RI unplaced genomic scaffold, RI_Zleu_2.0 Scaffold_212_86002, whole genome shotgun sequence genome harbors these coding sequences:
- the LOC135461183 gene encoding olfactory receptor 14I1-like, with translation MSNSSSITHFLLLALADTWQLQLLHFCLLLGISLAALLANGLIISAVACGHHLHTPMFFFLLNLALSDLGSICTTVPKAMHNSLWDTRDISYTGCAAQLFFFLFFIGAEYFLLTIMCYDRYVSICKPLHYGTLLGSRACAHMAAAAWASAFLNDLIHIASTFSLPLCHGSALGQFFCEIPQILKLSCSKSYLRELGFLAVTACLSFGCFVFMVFSYVQIFRAVLRIPSEQGRHKAFSTCLSHLAVLSLFITTAVFSHLKPPSISSPSLDLALSVLYSVVPPALNPLIYSLRNQELKAAVWKVMTGWFQKQ, from the coding sequence atgtccaacagcagctccatcacgcacttcctcctgctggcactggccgacacgtggcagctgcagctcctgcatttctgcctcttgctgggcatctccctggctgccctcctggccaacggcctcatcatcagcgccgtagcctgcggccaccacctgcacacgcccatgttcttcttcctgctcaacctggccctcagcgacctgggctccatctgcaccactgtccccaaagccatgcacaattccctctgggacaccagggacatctcctacactggatgtgctgctcagctctttttctttctgttcttcattgGAGCAGAGTAtttcctcctgaccatcatgtgctatgaccgctacgtgtccatctgcaaacccctgcactacgggaccctcctgggcagcagagcttgtgcccacatggcagcagctgcctgggccagtgcctttctcaatgaCCTCATTCACATTGCCagtacattttccctgcccctgtgccatggcagtgccctgggccagttcttctgtgaaatcccacagatcctcaagctctcctgctctaaatcctacctcagggaacttgggtTTCTTGCTGTTACTGCCTGTTTATCATTTGGTTGTTTTGTATTCAtggttttctcctatgtgcagatcttcagagCTGTGCTTAGGATCCCATCTGAGCAGGGACgacacaaagccttttccacctgcctctctcacctggctgtgctctctctGTTCATCAccactgctgtgttttctcaCTTGAAacccccctccatctcctccccatccctggatctggccctgtcagttctctACTCAGTggtccctccagccctgaatcccctcatctacagcctgagaaaccaggagctcaaggctgcagtgtggaaaGTGATGACTGGATGGTTTCAGAAACAATAA